GGGGATGATCATCGGCAGCGCCCGCGGGCATTCGTGGATGTGTTTTGTGGTGAACCTGTATTTCATGAAGGGCGCATTGGCTGCGTATGACCCGAACCGGCAGCTGTTCGGGTTACTGGAGATGGGCGCGAGCCTGGCGGTGTTCTGCTCGGCCATGTTGTATGTGCGGTGGCGGTTTCAGTTGAATCGCAAGTTGGCTGGCGAGGGCGAAACCTCCGTCGCCTGACCGCCCCCACAGTGATCGTTCCCACGCTCCGCGTGGGAATGCATCAAGTGACGCTCCGCGTCACAGGGACGCGGAGCGTCCCCGGCGGCATTCCCACGCAGAGCGTGGGAACGATCATTTTCGTCAGTGATTCACGGTGTACGCCAGCATCATCGAAATCTGGCTCATCGGCCGCCCACCGCTCTCTTCATGCCACTGGTTGAACGCATTCTGCACCGTGGCCATGTCCCGCAGGCTGGTCGGAGCCTTGTCGACGATCTTCTGCGCACTCAGCGCTGCCACCACGTCGTAGCTCGGCACGAAGGTGTCCTTGCCGACCATGCGCAAGAATCGCGGCGCCGATAACCCGCCCAACTGATGCCCGTGTTTTTTCAGGTAGGTCCACAACCCGACGATGTCGGTCACAGGCCATTCGGCGATCAACGCGCCAAAACTGCCCTTCTCATGGGCCACGTCCAGAATGAACTGCGCATTGCGCGGCACGCTCTTGAGCTTGCCCAGGTGGCGGATGATTCGCGCGTCCTGCATCAAGCGCTCCAGATGCTCGGCGCTCATCAGCACGACTTTTTCCGGGTCGAACTTGAAGAACACCTCTTCGAACGCCGGCCACTTGGCGTCCACCAGGCTGTGCTTGAGCCCGGCGCGGAACACCCGCAGCGCCATGGTCGAGAGGTAGCGGTCGTCGCTGATCTTGCGCAATTGCGCCGGGGTCTTGGGAACGGGCAGATGGGCTTCCAGTTCAGCCGCCGAACCGAAGCGGTTCAAGCAGTATTCGTTCAGCCACTTGTAGTCGCGCATGCCCTCTCCTGAGGATTGAAATGAAAACGGCGCCTGCGAGCGATAAAACCTGTGGGAGTGGGCTTGCTCGCGAAAGCGGTGTGCCATTCAACATGAATGTCGGCTGACACTACGCATTCGCGAGCAAGCCCGCTCCCACATATTGCTCAGAGGTTTACTACGTTGACGAACCGCGATGCGGCGGTCTCATCGATGCGCAGGTTGGTGAAGTCAAACAGGTTACGGTCCGCCAGTTGCGACGGGATCACGTTCTGCAAGCTGCGGAAAATGCTTTCGGTACGACCCGGGGTCTTGCGTTCCCAGTCCTGCAGCATCTCTTTAACCACCTGGCGTTGCAGGTTTTCCTGGGAGCCGCAGAGGTTGCACGGAATGATCGGGAATTGCTTGAAGTCCGAGTAAGCCTGAATGTCTTTTTCGTTGCAGTAAGCCAGCGGGCGGATCACTACGTTGCGACCGTCGTCGGCACGCAGCTTCGGCGGCATGGCCTTGAGCGAACCGTTGAAGAACATGTTCAGGAAGAACGTCTCGACGATGTCGTCGCGGTGATGACCGAGGGCCATTTTGGTCGCGCCGATTTCATCGGCAAAGGTGTAGAGCGTGCCGCGACGCAGGCGTGAGCACAGCGAGCAGGTGGTCTTGCCTTCCGGGATCAGCTCCTTGACCACCGAATAGGTGTCTTTCTCGACGATGTGGTACTCGATGCCCAGTTCTTTGAGGTAAGCCGGCAGCACGTGCTCGGGAAAGCCTGGCTGCTTCTGGTCCATGTTCACGGCCACGATCTCGAACTTGATCGGGGCGACCTTCTGCAAATGCATCAGCACGTCGAGCAGGGTGTAGCTGTCCTTGCCACCGGACAGGCAGACCATGACCTTGTCGCCGTCTTCAATCATGTTGAAATCGGCGACAGCCTCACCGGCCTGGCGGCGAAGGCGCTTTTGCAGTTTGTTCTGGTTGACCGTAAGAGTGCCCATGACGCGAAATCCGTGAGGTGTGACGAAAGGCCGGCATTTTACGCAAAAACCCTTTCGGGGCGAAGCCTGCACTTTATATGACTTGAGCATACCCCTGTGGCGAGGGATTCATTCGGCACAGACCCGGCGGCGATTAACAAGAGTGTTTACAGCGCGATTTGCTCTAAAGCCCTCGCACTATTGCCGGTAACTCCTTTCTATACTGCGGCATAAGGTCGCACACGTATTCAGACCTGTACTTACCTGGCCACTTTGGCCCGTAAGCGCTCCGCTGGGGGGCGATGGCAACAACAAGAGGAGTGACTGGCATGATCCATCACGTAGTGGGGCTCTTCACCCACCCTGACCAGGAATGGAAAGAAATCCGTGGCGACCAGGAGGAAAGCATCAGCCACATGTACCTCACGCATACCCTGATACTGGCGGCGATCCCCGCCGTGTCGGCGTTTATCGGCACCACGCAGGTCGGCTGGGTCATTGGTAGTCGGGCGCCAGTGATGCTGACCATGGAAAGTGCGCTGTGGATGACCATCATGTCGTACCTGGCGATGCTCGGCGGTGTCGCGGTGATGGGCGCGTTCATCCACTGGATGGCCCGCACTTATGACGCCAACCCGAGTATGGCGCGCTGTGTCGCGTTCGCCACGTACACCGCGACGCCACTGTTCATCGGTGGTCTGGCGGCGCTGTACCCGCATATGTGGCTGGGCATGATCGTCGGCACCGCGGCCATCTGTTACACGGTGTACCTGCTGTATGTGGGCCTGCCGACGTTCATGAACATTCCGTCGGACGAGGGATTTCTGTTTTCAAGCTCGGTGCTCGCCGTCGGACTGGTGGTGCTGGTGGCGATCATGGCGTTCACGGTGATTGTCTGGGGACTGGGCGTAGGACCGGTCTATACGAATTAGCCACACACCCGCCAAAAACAAGATCTGCCAACACAGGCCGCCGCAAGGCGGCCTTCTACTCTCTAAGAAAGAGCAGGAGCGACGACCATTCGGCGCCTGAACGATTCGCAAGTCCCGAGGGTTGCGGCATACTCGACGTCTCTGGAGATCCATCAAGCATGCCCGAGCAACTCAATACCCGCGTCGAAGACTGTTTCCAACAAGCCGAATCCTTTTTCAAACGACCTTTCAAACGCCCCGTGGTGAGCCTCAAGCTGCGCGGGCAAAAAGCCGGTGTCGCGCATCTGCACGAGAACCTGCTGCGCTTCAATCCGCAGTTGTACCGGGAAAACACCGAAGACTTCCTCAAGCAGACCGTGGCGCATGAAGTCGCACACCTGATCGCCCATCAATTGTTCGGCGACCGCATCCAGCCCCATGGTGAAGAGTGGCAACTGATCATGCGCGGTGTTTACGAACTGCCGCCCAACCGCTGCCACACCTACGACGTCAAACGCCGCAGCGTGACCCGCTACATCTACAAATGCCCGTGCGCCGACAGCGATTTCCCGTTCTCGGCGCAGCGCCATGGTTTGGTGAGGCAGGGGCGGCGGTATTTGTGCCGGCGGTGCAGGAGCACATTGGTGTTTAGTGGGGAGATGCGGGTCGAATAACCGCATGATCGTTCCCATGCGCAGCAAAGGAATGCATCCCGTGACGCTCTGCGTCACAGTGGACGCTCTGCGTCCATGGCGGCATTCCCACGCGGAGCGTGGGAACTCAATCAACTCACTACTTTCGCCATACGCAACTCTTCGATGCGCTGCGCACTAAACCCCAACTCCCCCAACACCTGATCGGTATGCTCACCCAGCCCCGCCCCGATATGCCGCGGCTCAGGCAACCCGTCCGAAAACTTCAACGGACAAGCCATCTGCGCCTGAGTCGAACCATCGCCCCTCGGCACCTCATTCACCATTTCCCGTGCCTTCAACTGCGGATGCCGCACGGCTTCGCCCAGGCTCAACACCGGCTCGACGCACGCATCGACCCCGGCAAACAGCTCACACAACGTGGCAAAGTCGTATTTTTCGAATTCAACTTTCAACGCCTCCTTGAGCACCTGTTGCCGGGCCGGTTCGGGTGACAGCCCCTGGGCTGCCAGTTCTGGCCGGCCCAGGGCCGTACAGAGTTGCTGCATGAACGCCGGCTCCAGGCTGCCCACCGACAACCAGCGTCCATCGCGCGAACGGTAGTAGTCGTAGAAGCTGCCGCCGTTGAGCATCTGGTCTTCCCTGCCCGG
The window above is part of the Pseudomonas sp. B21-048 genome. Proteins encoded here:
- a CDS encoding DUF2069 domain-containing protein, coding for MAKKPKTLPSIEWLEPRVRAMRVISLLCFFGLVGLLCAYYLVFADLHGARPWVILLIELVPLLLLAPGMIIGSARGHSWMCFVVNLYFMKGALAAYDPNRQLFGLLEMGASLAVFCSAMLYVRWRFQLNRKLAGEGETSVA
- a CDS encoding DNA-3-methyladenine glycosylase I; translation: MRDYKWLNEYCLNRFGSAAELEAHLPVPKTPAQLRKISDDRYLSTMALRVFRAGLKHSLVDAKWPAFEEVFFKFDPEKVVLMSAEHLERLMQDARIIRHLGKLKSVPRNAQFILDVAHEKGSFGALIAEWPVTDIVGLWTYLKKHGHQLGGLSAPRFLRMVGKDTFVPSYDVVAALSAQKIVDKAPTSLRDMATVQNAFNQWHEESGGRPMSQISMMLAYTVNH
- the ttcA gene encoding tRNA 2-thiocytidine(32) synthetase TtcA, with product MGTLTVNQNKLQKRLRRQAGEAVADFNMIEDGDKVMVCLSGGKDSYTLLDVLMHLQKVAPIKFEIVAVNMDQKQPGFPEHVLPAYLKELGIEYHIVEKDTYSVVKELIPEGKTTCSLCSRLRRGTLYTFADEIGATKMALGHHRDDIVETFFLNMFFNGSLKAMPPKLRADDGRNVVIRPLAYCNEKDIQAYSDFKQFPIIPCNLCGSQENLQRQVVKEMLQDWERKTPGRTESIFRSLQNVIPSQLADRNLFDFTNLRIDETAASRFVNVVNL
- a CDS encoding Yip1 family protein, translating into MIHHVVGLFTHPDQEWKEIRGDQEESISHMYLTHTLILAAIPAVSAFIGTTQVGWVIGSRAPVMLTMESALWMTIMSYLAMLGGVAVMGAFIHWMARTYDANPSMARCVAFATYTATPLFIGGLAALYPHMWLGMIVGTAAICYTVYLLYVGLPTFMNIPSDEGFLFSSSVLAVGLVVLVAIMAFTVIVWGLGVGPVYTN
- a CDS encoding SprT family zinc-dependent metalloprotease, whose protein sequence is MPEQLNTRVEDCFQQAESFFKRPFKRPVVSLKLRGQKAGVAHLHENLLRFNPQLYRENTEDFLKQTVAHEVAHLIAHQLFGDRIQPHGEEWQLIMRGVYELPPNRCHTYDVKRRSVTRYIYKCPCADSDFPFSAQRHGLVRQGRRYLCRRCRSTLVFSGEMRVE